A stretch of the Rosa rugosa chromosome 5, drRosRugo1.1, whole genome shotgun sequence genome encodes the following:
- the LOC133712688 gene encoding probable xyloglucan endotransglucosylase/hydrolase protein 23: MASSTSMLLFVPFLLVSSVMVASAGNFNQDFQITWGDGRANILNDGQLLTLSLDKASGSGFESKNEYLFGKIDMQLKLVAGNSAGTVTAYYLKSEGSTWDEIDFEFLGNLSGNPYTLHTNVFSQGKGNREQQFHLWFDPTADFHTYSILWNPQRIVFSVDGTPIREFKNQESNGVPFPKSQAMRIHSSLWNADDWATMGGRVKTDWNAAPFTASYRNFNAEACIWASGSSSCGSSSAPASTNGDWLSQELDSASYEKLSWVQKNYLIYNYCTDVNRFPQGLPVECSTS; this comes from the exons atggCTTCTTCAACTTCAATGCTTCTGTTCGTTCCATTTCTGCTAGTTAGCTCTGTTATGGTTGCTTCTGCTGGTAACTTCAACCAAGACTTTCAGATTACATGGGGAGACGGTCGAGCCAACATACTCAACGACGGCCAACTTCTTACTCTCTCCCTCGACAAAGCCTCTGGCTCTGGTTTCGAATCCAAAAACGAATACCTCTTCGGCAAGATTGACATGCAGCTCAAGCTTGTCGCCGGAAACTCTGCCGGCACCGTCACAGCCTACTAT TTAAAATCAGAAGGGTCTACATGGGATGAGATAGACTTTGAGTTCTTGGGAAACCTGAGTGGTAACCCTTACACTCTTCACACAAATGTCTTCAGCCAAGGCAAAGGAAACAGAGAGCAGCAATTCCATCTCTGGTTCGACCCAACTGCTGATTTCCACACCTATTCCATTCTCTGGAATCCACAGCGCATTGT TTTCTCTGTTGATGGTACTCCCATTAGAGAGTTCAAGAACCAAGAATCAAATGGTGTTCCATTCCCAAAGAGCCAAGCAATGAGAATACACTCGAGCCTCTGGAATGCTGATGATTGGGCAACAATGGGAGGACGTGTAAAGACGGATTGGAATGCAGCTCCGTTCACTGCCTCTTACAGGAATTTCAATGCTGAAGCATGCATTTGGGCTTCTGGATCATCTTCTTGCGGTTCAAGCAGTGCCCCTGCTTCGACTAATGGAGACTGGCTTTCGCAAGAATTGGAcagtgctagttatgaaaagttgAGTTGGGTGCAGAAAAACTACTTGATCTACAATTACTGTACAGATGTCAACAGATTCCCTCAAGGTCTCCCCGTTGAATGCAGCACTTCATAG